In one Pseudomonas sp. SG20056 genomic region, the following are encoded:
- a CDS encoding TAXI family TRAP transporter solute-binding subunit produces the protein MRMTKRFSLFAAAAAFTASTAVLAAPTFINVLTGGTSGVYYPIGVGLSQLYGNGIDGAKTSVQATKASVENLNLLQAGRGELAFALGDSVADAWNGVEDAGFKAPLSKLRAIAGTYPNYIQIVASKESGITTLADLKGKRISVGAPKSGTELNARAIFKAAGLSYEDMGKVEFLPYAESVELIKNRQLDATLQSSGLGMAAIRDLAATLPINFVAIPAEITAKIDNAAYQAASIPAGTYDGQDSDVPTVAITNILVSHDGVSDEVAYQMTKLMFDNLERLGNAHSAAKDIKLEGAAKGLPIPLHPGAERFYKEAGAL, from the coding sequence ATGCGAATGACCAAACGATTCAGCCTGTTTGCTGCTGCCGCAGCCTTTACCGCGAGCACCGCGGTACTCGCCGCCCCGACCTTTATCAACGTGCTGACCGGTGGTACCAGCGGTGTGTACTACCCGATTGGCGTAGGCCTGTCGCAGCTCTACGGCAACGGCATCGACGGCGCCAAAACCTCGGTGCAGGCGACCAAGGCCTCGGTGGAAAACCTCAACCTGCTGCAAGCCGGTCGCGGTGAACTGGCCTTCGCCCTCGGCGACTCGGTAGCCGATGCCTGGAATGGCGTGGAAGACGCCGGCTTCAAGGCGCCGCTGAGCAAGCTGCGGGCGATTGCCGGCACCTACCCGAACTACATCCAGATCGTTGCCAGCAAGGAATCCGGTATCACCACCCTGGCGGATCTGAAAGGCAAGCGCATCTCCGTCGGCGCGCCGAAATCCGGCACCGAGCTGAACGCCCGCGCCATCTTCAAGGCCGCTGGCCTGAGCTATGAAGACATGGGCAAGGTGGAGTTTCTGCCGTACGCCGAGTCGGTCGAGCTGATCAAGAACCGTCAGCTGGATGCCACCCTGCAGTCCTCGGGCCTGGGCATGGCGGCGATTCGCGACCTGGCCGCGACTCTGCCGATCAACTTTGTCGCCATCCCGGCGGAGATCACCGCGAAGATCGACAACGCCGCCTACCAGGCTGCCTCGATTCCAGCCGGCACCTATGACGGTCAGGACAGCGATGTACCGACCGTGGCCATCACCAACATCCTGGTCAGCCATGACGGCGTATCCGATGAAGTGGCCTACCAGATGACCAAACTGATGTTCGATAACCTCGAGCGCCTGGGCAACGCCCACTCGGCGGCCAAGGACATCAAGCTGGAAGGCGCCGCCAAGGGCCTACCGATTCCGCTGCATCCGGGTGCCGAGCGCTTCTACAAAGAAGCCGGCGCACTGTAA
- a CDS encoding sigma-54 dependent transcriptional regulator: MTGQVIVVDDEAAIREAVQQWLELSGFRVHSCATAQAALALVDRDYPGIIISDVRMPGTDGLQLLDSVLERDRDLPVILITGHGDVPMAVQALRQGAYDFIEKPFTPERLLDSVRRALDKRRLVCENRQLRQQFALKDHIEAQLLGVSRSMETLRRQILELAGTSVNILLRGDTGSGKERVARCLHDFSNRAGKPFVALNCAAIPEHLFESELFGHESGAFTGAQGKRIGRIEHADGGTLFLDEVESLPLAQQVKLLRVLQEKTLERLGSNRSIQVDLRVISAVKPDLLDEVKAGRFREDLYYRLNVATLRIPPLRERREDIPLLFEHFANQAAQRHGRETPSLAPSELTRLLGHDWPGNVRELINAAERHALGLSGGVEGDDGLPQQSLAEQMEAFEAQCLHRALQHCQGNIAEVMTLLQLPRRTLNEKMQRHGLLRSSYRPAGSADDE; the protein is encoded by the coding sequence ACTACCCCGGCATCATCATCAGCGATGTGCGCATGCCCGGCACCGATGGCCTACAGCTGCTCGACAGCGTGCTGGAGCGCGACCGCGACTTGCCGGTGATTCTGATCACCGGGCATGGCGATGTGCCGATGGCGGTGCAGGCGCTGCGCCAGGGCGCCTATGACTTTATCGAAAAGCCCTTTACCCCCGAACGCCTGCTCGACAGCGTGCGCCGCGCGTTGGACAAACGCCGTCTGGTCTGTGAGAACCGCCAGCTGCGTCAGCAGTTCGCCCTCAAGGACCATATCGAGGCGCAGCTGCTCGGCGTCTCGCGGTCGATGGAAACCCTGCGTCGGCAGATCCTCGAACTGGCCGGCACCTCGGTGAATATCCTCCTGCGTGGCGACACCGGCAGCGGCAAGGAGCGGGTTGCCCGTTGCCTGCATGATTTCAGCAACCGCGCCGGCAAGCCGTTTGTCGCGCTGAACTGCGCGGCGATTCCCGAGCACCTGTTCGAGAGCGAGCTGTTCGGCCATGAAAGCGGCGCCTTTACCGGCGCCCAGGGCAAGCGTATTGGCCGCATCGAACATGCCGACGGCGGCACGTTGTTCCTCGATGAGGTGGAAAGCCTGCCGCTGGCCCAGCAGGTCAAACTGCTGCGCGTGTTGCAGGAGAAAACCCTGGAGCGCCTCGGTTCCAACCGCAGCATCCAGGTCGACCTGCGGGTGATCAGCGCGGTCAAGCCGGATCTGCTCGATGAGGTCAAGGCTGGGCGTTTCCGTGAAGACCTCTACTACCGGCTGAATGTCGCCACCCTGCGCATTCCGCCGCTGCGCGAGCGCCGTGAAGATATTCCGCTGCTGTTCGAACACTTCGCCAACCAGGCCGCGCAACGCCATGGCCGTGAGACACCGAGCCTGGCACCGAGCGAGCTGACCCGGCTGCTCGGGCACGACTGGCCGGGCAACGTGCGCGAGCTGATCAACGCTGCCGAACGCCATGCCCTGGGCTTGAGTGGCGGTGTGGAGGGCGACGATGGCCTGCCGCAACAGTCGCTGGCCGAGCAGATGGAGGCTTTCGAAGCACAGTGCCTGCACCGCGCCCTGCAGCATTGCCAGGGCAATATCGCCGAAGTCATGACACTGCTGCAGCTGCCACGCCGCACCCTTAACGAGAAGATGCAGCGCCACGGTCTACTGCGCAGCAGCTATCGGCCGGCCGGCAGTGCTGATGACGAGTGA